Below is a genomic region from Rhodococcus sp. WMMA185.
CGTACGCGGCCACCGGCGGAACGACGGGCGGGAGAGTGACGCCCAGTTCGGCCAGGCGGCTCGACCAGTTCTGTGTCTGTGCCATGGCCATCAGCCCTTCGGGCGCTTCAGGTAGGCGACGTGCTGCTCACCCGTGGGCCCGGGGAGAACCGACACCAGTTCCCAGCCGTCGGAGCCCCACTGGTCCAGGATTTGTTTGGTCGCATGCGTGAGCAGCGGAACGGTGGCGTACTCCCAGGAAGTCAATTCACTCATGCCGGTGAGCCTATCCCCCGCACGTCTCCGCTCCCAGACTTATAGGCTCGACCTCGTGGTTGCATCTCCAGACCAGCTCACCGCCGCCTGGCCGCACAAGGCCGCGGCGGCTCGGCTGCACTTCGTTTCCGGAAAGGGCGGCACCGGAAAGACCACCGTGGCCGCAGCGCTGGCCCTCGCTTTGGCCGAGGGTGGCCGTCGTGTACTGCTGGTAGAAGTCGAGGGTAGACAAGGCATCGCTCAACTCTTCGACGTGCCGCCGCTGCCCCCGAAGGAAACGAAGGTCGCGGCCGCCGAAGGAGGCGGCGAGGTGATGGCGCTGGCCATAGACATCGAGACTGCTTTCCTCGAGTACCTCGACATGTTCTACAACCTCGGATTCGCCGGTCGGGCGATGCGCC
It encodes:
- a CDS encoding DUF4177 domain-containing protein, yielding MSELTSWEYATVPLLTHATKQILDQWGSDGWELVSVLPGPTGEQHVAYLKRPKG